The Rhodospirillales bacterium genome contains the following window.
ACTGGTCGCGCTCGCGCGGCAAGCTCTGGCGCAAGGGCGAAAGCAGCGGCCAGGAGCAGAAACTGATCGAGATGCGCGTCGATTGCGACGGCGATACGCTTCTGCTTTTGGTCGATCAGACCGGCGTCGCTTGCCACACCGGCCGGCGCAACTGCTTTTTCACCGCCATCCGCGGGGGCAAGCCGGTGGAGATCGCCAAGCCTTTGGTCGATCCGAAATCGCTTTACAAGGATTGAACGGGATCACGCCACCGCGCGCGCAGTGGCGGCGAGCGACGCCAGATATTGCTGGCGGCGGCGCATCAGGGCGTCGAGGGCGTCGAACGCGCGATCGTCGAGTTCGATAAATTGCGCGGCGAGCATCTCTTCGTTTCGCCGCAGGGCGCGGGCGCGAATGCCGACGGGCATGAGCGGGCCGCAAACGGGGCCGGCCGCGACGATCGGGAAATCCTCGCCCGCCCGCAGCGCGCCACCATAGGTTTCGAGTTGCAGCCCGCCGAGGCTCCAGTCGACGGCGACATATTCTCGTTTTTCGATCCGAACACGCAGTTCCGGCACCAGCAGGCGCTGCGTGCGTCGCCGCGCCACCGAGGAGGTGTCCGTCCGGGATGCCGCGTCCGGAGCCGCGATCCGGTCCGTTTCCGCCCCGCCGCGGTCGATGATTCCCGAAGTCATTCTGACTTGTCTTGGCCTATGCCGTTTCGCGGCTTTCTGTACATCCTTCGCCCTAAGATTTGGTTAGCGCCGATCTGGTTGTAAGGGTTGTTAGGCTCCCGCTAACCATTGTGGTAGGATATTCGCCAAGTCGATTCGATTACGCCCCCTTGGGAGTTTTCATGGCAGATAATCCAACGAACACGTTAGGCGGCCCGGGCCAGTCCGCTGTTTTCGAGGTGCGGGTGGAGGTGTCCGCGGTTCTCGGCACCGCAATGATGCCGATATCGCAGATCCTGAAACTCGGCCGCGGCGCGGTGGTCGAATTGAACCGCAAGGTGGGCGAGCCGATCGAACTGCGGGCCAACGAGGCGCTCGTCGGTTACGGCGAAATCGTCGTCGTCGACGACAAGCTCGGCGTGACCATGACCGAGGTCATCCGCAAGACCTGACCACTCCCCTTTGCGCGCGTCTTATCCGATCCGCGGCGGCATGACGCCCCAGGCGAGACCTGGTTCGCTTGTGACCTCGGTTAATTCCGCGCGGCGGAGAATATCCGCCACCGCCGTGTGCGATTGCCGGATTTCATAGCGCGGGCTATACCAATCGAACGTATCCAGGAGTGTCCAGGTGAACTGCTGGCGAATGCTCAGGTCGCGGTTGTGGGACGCGCAGATCGGCAACATGATATTCACGAAACGAACGAAGCGGATATGACTGAGCACCCAACTCAAGGGAAAAAACGTCACGGTCAAAGCCCACACGAGGCGATGAAGCGCCGTCAGGCTCAGCTTAGGTGTAAATCGGCGCAGCAGGTATTTGACGGGCTGGAACCGGGTTCGCCAGTCGATTTCGTAAAAATTATACGCCAGACGACCTCCGGCCTTGAGATAACGCGGCAACAGGGACATGGTTGCAGCCGGGTCGGGCGTATGCTGGATCACACCGAAGCAATAGATGGCGTCGAAGGTTTCGGACCAAAACGGTAACCGCAAAAGCGAGGCCTGCGCGAAATAAACCGACGCGGGTACGTTGTCCCGCGCCGCGTCCACCGCGCCGCTGATGTCGACGGCGACGACGCGCGCCCCTAAAGCGGCGGCAACAGCGGCAAAACGACCCGCGCCGCATCCCGCGTCGAGCACGAGCTTTCCCTTG
Protein-coding sequences here:
- a CDS encoding phosphoribosyl-AMP cyclohydrolase, which translates into the protein WSRSRGKLWRKGESSGQEQKLIEMRVDCDGDTLLLLVDQTGVACHTGRRNCFFTAIRGGKPVEIAKPLVDPKSLYKD
- a CDS encoding PilZ domain-containing protein produces the protein MARRRTQRLLVPELRVRIEKREYVAVDWSLGGLQLETYGGALRAGEDFPIVAAGPVCGPLMPVGIRARALRRNEEMLAAQFIELDDRAFDALDALMRRRQQYLASLAATARAVA
- a CDS encoding methyltransferase domain-containing protein, producing MERAFVDILACPDCANRPSLDLTVDEEAGTDIIAGRLSCPECRRIFPIVRGIPRFVADAENYCDNFAYEWTRWGRVQIDHLAGHRLSERRFLADTRLPETWFKGKLVLDAGCGAGRFAAVAAALGARVVAVDISGAVDAARDNVPASVYFAQASLLRLPFWSETFDAIYCFGVIQHTPDPAATMSLLPRYLKAGGRLAYNFYEIDWRTRFQPVKYLLRRFTPKLSLTALHRLVWALTVTFFPLSWVLSHIRFVRFVNIMLPICASHNRDLSIRQQFTWTLLDTFDWYSPRYEIRQSHTAVADILRRAELTEVTSEPGLAWGVMPPRIG